Proteins co-encoded in one Prunus persica cultivar Lovell chromosome G6, Prunus_persica_NCBIv2, whole genome shotgun sequence genomic window:
- the LOC18773365 gene encoding uncharacterized protein LOC18773365 produces the protein MAKIRVSYVLVALFVVLISMEASIVFGQGNGNANGNGNKGSGNGNANGNGNTGSGNGNANGNGNTGSGNGNANGNGNTGSGNGSGNGNGNTGSGNGNGNGNGNTGSGNGNGNGNGNTSSGNGNGNGNSNTGSGNGNGNGNGNVNVNSKDITNYDVLSPLPSGQEQCQCKAYTACYYKTLVCPAECPHRKPKKNKKQKGCFVNCSNKCEVTCKYRKANCNGYGSLCYDPRFVGGDGVMFYFHGAKGGNFAIVSDENLQINAHFIGTRPVGRTRDFTWVQALSIMFDTHTLVIAAKRVSKWDDKVDALMVRWDDEDINIPTDGEAEWRTSGEDREVIIERTDDANNVRVTVAGLAEMDIKVRPIGEEENRVHKYQIPADDTFAHLETQFRFSNLSDLVEGVLGKTYRPGYVSPVKVGVPMPMMGGEDKYQTPSLFSTLCKVCRFQTATQSDQFAITSGGVAQF, from the exons ATGGCGAAAATTAGAGTGTCATATGTATTGGTGGCTCTCTTTGTAGTTCTCATTTCCATGGAAGCCTCCATTGTTTTTGGTCAAGGCAATGGAAATGCGAATGGCAATGGAAACAAGGGGAGTGGCAACGGAAATGCGAATGGAAATGGCAACACCGGCAGTGGCAACGGAAACGCAAATGGAAATGGCAACACCGGCAGTGGCAATGGAAATGCAAATGGCAATGGTAACACCGGTAGTGGAAATGGCAGCGGGAACGGGAATGGAAACACCGGCAGTGGCAACGGGAATGGAAATGGGAATGGCAACACTGGCAGTGGCAACggaaatggaaatggaaatggCAACACAAGCAGTGGCAACGGGAATGGAAATGGAAACAGCAACACTGGCAGTGGCAACGGTaatggaaatggaaatggCAATGTCAATGTCAACAGCAAGGATATTACAAACTATGACGTATTGTCACCACTACCATCGGGACAAGAGCAATGTCAATGCAAAGCATATACGGCCTGTTATTACAAGACCCTTGTGTGTCCAGCAGAATGCCCTCACAGAAAGcccaagaaaaacaagaaacaaaagggtTGTTTCGTTAACTGCAGCAACAAGTGTGAAGTCACTTGCAAGT ATAGGAAAGCCAACTGCAATGGATATGGCTCCCTCTGCTATGATCCAAGGTTTGTTGGTGGAGATGGTGTCATGTTCTACTTCCATGGAGCCAAGGGAGGAAATTTTGCCATTGTTTCGGACGAAAACCTCCAAATCAATGCACACTTCATCGGGACTCGACCAGTTGGCAGAACTCGGGATTTCACATGGGTTCAAGCCCTCTCAATCATGTTTGACACACACACTCTTGTCATTGCAGCAAAGAGGGTCTCAAAGTGGGATGACAAAGTTGATGCTCTCATGGTAAGATGGGATGATGAGGACATTAACATCCCTACCGATGGAGAAGCCGAATGGAGGACCAGCGGTGAAGATAGGGAAGTCATCATCGAAAGAACCGACGACGCGAATAATGTAAGAGTCACAGTGGCAGGGCTAGCAGAAATGGACATAAAAGTTAGGCCTATTGGAGAAGAGGAAAATAGGGTTCACAAGTACCAAATTCCAGCTGATGATACTTTTGCTCACTTGGAAACACAGTTCAGATTTTCCAATTTATCTGATCTTGTGGAAGGAGTTTTGGGAAAGACATACAGGCCAGGTTATGTTAGTCCAGTCAAGGTTGGAGTTCCAATGCCCATGATGGGTGGAGAGGACAAGTACCAAACTCCATCCCTCTTTTCAACTCTCTGCAAGGTTTGCAGGTTCCAAACTGCTACTCAATCTGATCAGTTTGCAATCACTAGTGGAGGAGTTGCTCAGTTCTGA
- the LOC18774204 gene encoding uncharacterized protein LOC18774204, translated as MAKITMSHILLALFVVLVSMEAALVMGAGSGNGNGNGNGNTASGNGNGNGNGNDDEADDTAVAHYDELTALESGEERGFCKAKGPCYYKTLVCPSECPQRKPKKNKKHKGCFINCGSKCEVTCKYRKANCNGYGSLCYDPRFVGGDGVMFYFHGAKGGDFAIVSDKNLQINAHFIGTRPAGRTRDFTWVQALAVMFDTHTLVIAAKRVSKWDDKVDALMVKWDGEAVTIPADGDAEWRTNGENREVIVERTDDTNYVRVTVAGLLEMDIKVRPIGEEENRVHNYQIPADDTFAHLETQFRFSNLSDLVEGVLGKTYRPGYVSPVKVGVPMPMMGGEDKYQTSSLFSPLCKVCRFEKQPELAATGGVAQY; from the exons ATGGCTAAAATAACAATGTCACATATATTGTTGGCTCTATTTGTGGTGCTTGTTTCTATGGAAGCCGCCTTGGTTATGGGGGCAGGCAGCGGAAATGGAAATGGGAACGGGAATGGGAACACTGCCAGTGGCAATGGCAATGGCAACGGCAACGGTAATGACGATGAAGCTGATGACACTGCTGTGGCACATTACGACGAATTGACAGCACTGGAATCCGGGGAGGAGCGAGGTTTCTGCAAAGCAAAGGGGCCCTGTTATTACAAGACCCTTGTGTGTCCATCTGAATGCCCTCAGCGGAAGccaaagaagaacaagaaacaCAAGGGTTGCTTCATCAACTGCGGCAGCAAGTGCGAAGTTACTTGCAAGT ATAGGAAAGCTAACTGCAATGGATATGGCTCTCTCTGCTACGATCCTAGGTTCGTTGGTGGCGACGGTGTAATGTTCTACTTCCACGGAGCCAAGGGAGGAGACTTTGCCATTGTCTCAGACAAAAACCTCCAGATCAACGCACACTTCATTGGGACCCGACCAGCAGGAAGGACCCGTGATTTCACATGGGTTCAGGCCCTGGCAGTGATGTTCGACACTCACACCCTTGTTATTGCAGCAAAGAGGGTCTCAAAGTGGGATGACAAAGTTGATGCTCTCATGGTAAAGTGGGATGGTGAGGCAGTAACCATCCCCGCTGATGGAGATGCGGAATGGAGGACGAATGGCGAAAACAGAGAGGTGATAGTCGAAAGAACCGATGACACAAATTACGTAAGAGTTACAGTTGCTGGTCTCCTAGAAATGGACATAAAAGTCAGGCCTATTGGAGAAGAGGAAAACAGAGTTCATAACTACCAAATACCAGCTGATGATACTTTTGCTCATCTGGAGACACAATTcagattttcaaatttatctgatCTCGTGGAGGGAGTTTTGGGCAAGACTTACAGGCCAGGTTATGTTAGTCCAGTGAAGGTTGGGGTTCCAATGCCAATGATGGGTGGGGAGGACAAGTACCAAACTTCGTCCCTCTTTTCTCCTCTCTGCAAGGTTTGCAGGTTCGAAAAACAACCTGAGCTTGCAGCAACTGGAGGAGTTGCTCAGTACTGA
- the LOC18775539 gene encoding probable pyridoxal 5'-phosphate synthase subunit PDX2 — translation MALVGVLALQGSFNEHIAALRRLGVKGVEIRKPEQLETVASLIIPGGESTTMAKLAEYHNLFPALREFVKMGKPVWGTCAGLIFLANKATGQKIGGQELIGGLDCTVHRNFFGSQIRSFEAELAVPELAAKEGGPEVFRGVFIRAPAILDVGPEVKVLADYLVPSNEALDSNSAVEAQEENTGSEKKVIVAVRQRNLLATAFHPELTADTRWHSYFLKMATETGEEASSSIVAVGADLNLDQQPKIDLPIFQ, via the exons ATGGCCCTCGTCGGCGTGCTTGCTTTACAGGGGTCTTTCAACGAACACATAGCAG CGCTGAGAAGGCTTGGGGTGAAAGGCGTGGAGATAAGGAAACCAGAGCAGCTTGAAACCGTGGCTTCCCTTATTATCCCTGGAGGAGAGAGCACCACCATGGCTAAGCTCGCTGAGTACCACAAtctg TTTCCTGCTTTGCGTGAGTTTGTCAAAATGGGGAAGCCTGTTTGGGGAACCTGTGCAGGGCTTATCTTCTTAGCAAACAAAGCTACag GACAGAAAATAGGAGGACAGGAACTTATTGGAGGCCTAGATTGCACTGTCCACAGGAACTTCTTTGGCAGTCAG aTTCGAAGCTTTGAGGCAGAACTTGCAGTACCAGAGCTTGCCGCTAAGGAAGGTGGTCCTGAAGTATTTCGTGGAGTTTTCATCCGTGCTCCTGCTATCCTTGACGTAGGGCCAGAAGTTAAAGTGCTGGCTGATTATCTTGTCCCGTCTAATGAGGCGTTGGATTCAAATTCTGCTGTTGAAGCACAAGAG GAGAATACTGGGTCTGAGAAGAAAGTGATTGTAGCAGTTAGACAAAGGAATCTGTTGGCGACTGCCTTCCATCCTGAACTGACAGCAGACACTCGATG GCATAGTTACTTCTTGAAGATGGCAACTGAAACTGGAGAAGAGGCCTCCAGTAGCATTGTTGCTGTTGGAGCAGATCTGAATCTTGACCAACAACCAAAGATTGACCTCCCTATATTTCAATAG
- the LOC18775360 gene encoding beta-galactosidase 8, with protein sequence MKGSELRIEVVVVLVLGVLATASYCATVTYDHRALVIDGKRRVLVSGSIHYPRSTPEMWPDLIQKSKDGGLDVIETYVFWNFHEPVRGQYDFSGRKDLVKFVKIVAQAGLYVHLRIGPYVCAEWNYGGFPLWLHFIPGIQLRTDNEPFKAEMQRFTAKIVDMMKKEKLYASQGGPIILSQIENEYGNIDKAYGPAAQKYINWAASMAVALDTGVPWVMCQQDDAPASVISTCNGFYCDQWTPKLPDKRPKMWTENWSGWFLSFGGAVPQRPVEDLAFAVARFFQRGGTFQNYYMYHGGTNFGRSTGGPFIATSYDYDAPIDEYGLLRQPKWGHLKDVHKAIKLCEEAIVATDPKNVSVGGPNLEATVYKTGSVCAAFLANYDTKSDATVTFNGNSYHLPAWSVSILPDCKNVVLNTAKINSAAMIPSFMHHSLIDDVDSSEALGSGWSWINEPVGISKDDAFTRVGLLEQINTTADKSDYLWYSLSIDVTNSETFLQDGSQTVLHVESLGHALHAFINGKLAGSGIGNGNNAKVSVEIPVTFASGKNTIDLLSLTVGLQNYGAFFDKTGAGITGPIQLKGLKNGTTIDLSSQQWTYQIGLKGEDSLPSGSSSQWVSQPTLPKKQPLTWYKAKFNAPDGSNPVAIDFTGLGKGEAWVNGQSIGRYWPTNISPTSGCPDSCNYRGPYDSNKCRKNCGKPSQELYHVPRSWLKPNDNTLVLFEEIGGDPTQISFATRQIDSLCSHVSESHPSPVDMWSPDSKAGRKSGPVLSLECPFPNQVISSIKFASYGKPHGTCGSFSHGQCKSTRALSVVQKACVGSRTCSVEVSVSTFGDPCKGVAKSLAVEASCR encoded by the exons ATGAAAGGAAGCGAGCTGAGGATTGAAGTCGTGGTGGTTTTGGTGCTTGGAGTGCTGGCGACGGCGTCGTATTGCGCGACTGTGACGTACGATCACAGAGCGCTGGTGATTGATGGCAAGCGCAGAGTGTTGGTCTCTGGCTCCATTCACTACCCTCGAAGCACTCCCGAG ATGTGGCCGGACCTTATTCAGAAATCCAAGGACGGAGGCTTGGATGTCATTGAGACCTACGTCTTCTGGAACTTTCACGAACCAGTTCGTGgccag TATGATTTTAGTGGACGAAAAGATTTGGTTAAATTTGTGAAGATAGTAGCACAAGCTGGTCTTTATGTGCATCTTCGAATTGGTCCGTATGTATGCGCAGAATGGAACTACGG TGGCTTTCCTCTTTGGTTGCATTTTATTCCTGGAATTCAATTGCGAACTGACAATGAGCCGTTCAAG GCAGAGATGCAACGGTTTACAGCCAAAATTGTTGATATGATGAAGAAGGAGAAACTTTATGCATCTCAGGGTGGGCCCATCATTTTATCCCAg ATTGAAAACGAGTATGGAAACATTGATAAAGCATACGGGCCTGCGGCCCAGAAGTATATTAATTGGGCAGCAAGCATGGCTGTGGCTTTGGATACAGGGGTGCCCTGGGTCATGTGCCAGCAAGACGATGCTCCTGCTTCTGTG ATCAGCACTTGCAATGGATTTTACTGTGATCAATGGACCCCAAAACTTCCTGACAAGAGACCCAAAATGTGGACTGAGAATTGGAGTGGATG GTTTCTATCCTTTGGTGGTGCTGTACCTCAGAGACCAGTGGAAGACCTCGCATTTGCTGTAGCACGCTTCTTTCAGCGAGGTGGAACTTTCCAAAACTATTACATG TACCATGGTGGGACTAACTTTGGGCGGAGTACTGGTGGACCCTTTATTGCTACAAGTTATGACTATGATGCTCCAATTGATGAGTATG GACTTCTTAGACAACCTAAGTGGGGTCACCTAAAAGATGTGCATAAGGCCATAAAGCTTTGTGAAGAAGCAATCGTGGCCACTGACCCAAAAAATGTTTCTGTTGGTGGTCCAAACTTGGAG GCAACCGTTTACAAAACAGGATCGGTATGTGCTGCTTTTCTTGCCAATTATGACACCAAATCTGATGCCACTGTGACGTTCAATGGCAACTCATATCACTTGCCTGCATGGTCTGTGAGCATCTTACCGGATTGCAAAAATGTAGTGCTTAACACTGCAAAG ATCAACTCTGCCGCCATGATTCCAAGCTTCATGCATCACTCGTTGATAGATGACGTTGATTCCTCTGAAGCTTTGGGCTCAGGCTGGAGTTGGATAAATGAACCAGTGGGTATTTCGAAGGATGATGCATTTACCAGAGTTGGATTATTGGAGCAAATAAACACAACAGCTGATAAAAGTGACTATCTATGGTACTCTTTAAG CATTGATGTCACAAATTCTGAAACGTTCCTTCAAGATGGATCTCAAACTGTTCTTCATGTGGAATCACTTGGCCATGCCCTGCATGCATTTATTAATGGAAAGCTTGCAg GGAGTGGAATAGGAAACGGTAACAATGCCAAGGTTTCTGTGGAGATCCCTGTCACATTTGCATCTGGGAAGAACACAATAGATCTTTTGAGTTTGACTGTTGGGCTTCAG AACTATGGAGCTTTCTTCGACAAGACAGGTGCTGGAATCACTGGTCCCATACAGCTGAAAGGCTTGAAAAATGGCACTACTATTGACCTTTCATCTCAGCAATGGACATATCAG ATTGGACTAAAAGGGGAAGATAGTCTTCCCAGTGGAAGTTCTTCTCAATGGGTTTCACAACCTACCTTGCCCAAGAAACAACCCTTGACGTGGTACAAG GCAAAATTTAATGCCCCTGATGGCAGTAATCCTGTTGCGATAGACTTCACAGGGCTGGGGAAGGGTGAGGCATGGGTGAACGGACAAAGCATTGGGCGATACTGGCCGACCAATATTTCTCCAACTAGTGGTTGCCCTGACTCTTGCAATTACAGAGGACCTTATGACTCAAACAAGTGCAGAAAGAACTGTGGCAAGCCATCTCAGGAACT GTACCACGTACCCCGTTCGTGGTTGAAACCAAATGACAATACTCTTGTCCTGTTTGAGGAAATTGGGGGTGATCCAACGCAGATATCTTTTGCTACAAGACAGATTGACAGCTTGTGCTCACATGTATCAGAGTCTCATCCGTCACCTGTAGATATGTGGAGTCCAGATTCAAAAGCAGGAAGGAAGTCAGGGCCTGTGCTTTCACTTGAGTGCCCATTTCCTAATCAAGTCATTTCTTCAATCAAGTTTGCAAGTTATGGAAAACCGCATGGGACTTGTGGGAGCTTTAGCCATGGACAGTGCAAGAGCACTAGAGCTCTATCCGTTGTACAGAAG GCTTGCGTTGGATCGAGGACTTGTAGCGTTGAAGTCTCAGTTAGTACATTTGGTGACCCATGCAAAGGAGTAGCAAAGAGTTTAGCAGTAGAAGCTTCCTGTAGATAA
- the LOC18774088 gene encoding uncharacterized protein LOC18774088, which translates to MAKLKASYILMALFVVLIAMEATSVQGQGNGNGNGNGNTGSGNGNGNGNGNTGSGNGNGNGNGNGNTGSGNGNGNGNGNGNGNGNGNGNGNGNGNGNSGNGNGNGNGNGNGNGNGGNGNGSGNGNGNGNGGNGVNDSTNYDVLPPLESGQERCQCKALGACFYKTLVCPPECPQRKPKNNKKEKGCFVNCGSSCEVTCKVRRNNCDGYGSICYDPRFIGGDGVMFYFHGAKGGNFAIVSDDNLQINAHFIGTRPQGRTRDFTWIQAISVMFDTHTLVIAAKRVSKWDDKVDALMVKWDGETISIPTNGEAEWRTSDENREVIVERTDDTNYVRVIVTGIVDIAIRVRPIGEKEDRVHHYHIPDDDTFAHLETQFSFSNLSPLVEGVLGKTYRPGYVSPVKRGVPMPLMGGEDKYKTPSLFSPLCKVCRFQTTTQSAGLAITSEGLGDQY; encoded by the exons ATGGCAAAATTAAAAGCGTCTTATATATTAATGGCTCTCTTTGTGGTGCTCATTGCTATGGAAGCCACATCTgttcaaggccaaggcaatgGAAATGGCAATGGCAACGGCAACACTGGCAGTGGCAACGGAAATGGGAATGGTAATGGCAACACTGGCAGCGGCAACGGAAACGGCAATGGTAATGGCAATGGCAACACCGGGAGTGGCAACGGCAACGGTAATGGTAATGGCAATGGGAATGGAAACGGCAATGGGAATGGTAATGGAAACGGAAATGGTAATGGAAATAGTGGAAATGGCAACGGTAATGGCAATGGCAATGGCAACGGCAATGGCAATGGAGGCAATGGCAACGGAAGTGGCAACGGCAACGGGAATGGCAATGGTGGCAATGGAGTCAATGACAGTACAAACTACGACGTATTGCCACCACTAGAATCTGGACAGGAGCGGTGCCAGTGCAAAGCACTAGGGGCCTGTTTCTACAAGACCCTTGTATGTCCACCAGAATGCCCTCAGAGAAAGcccaaaaacaacaagaaagaaaagggttgCTTCGTTAACTGCGGTAGCAGCTGTGAAGTCACTTGCAAGG TTAGAAGAAACAACTGTGACGGCTATGGCTCTATCTGCTACGACCCTCGGTTtattggtggtgatggtgTCATGTTCTACTTCCATGGAGCCAAGGGAGGAAACTTTGCCATTGTCTCAGACGATAACCTCCAAATCAATGCACACTTCATTGGGACTCGACCACAAGGAAGGACTCGCGATTTCACATGGATTCAGGCCATCTCAGTGATGTTTGACACTCACACCCTTGTCATTGCAGCAAAAAGGGTCTCAAAGTGGGATGACAAAGTTGATGCTCTCATGGTAAAGTGGGATGGTGAGACCATTAGCATTCCAACTAATGGAGAAGCCGAATGGAGGACTAGCGACGAAAACAGAGAGGTGATAGTCGAAAGAACCGATGACACTAACTATGTAAGAGTTATAGTGACCGGGATCGTGGACATAGCCATTAGGGTTAGGCCtattggagaaaaagaagacagAGTTCATCACTACCATATACCAGATGATGATACTTTTGCTCACTTGGAGACACAATTCTCATTCTCCAATTTGTCTCCTCTTGTTGAAGGAGTTTTGGGAAAGACTTACAGGCCAGGCTATGTTAGTCCAGTGAAGAGAGGAGTTCCAATGCCATTGATGGGTGGGGAAGACAAGTATAAAACTCCATCACTCTTTTCACCTCTCTGCAAGGTGTGCAGGTTCCAAACTACTACTCAATCTGCAGGGCTTGCAATTACAAGTGAAGGACTTGGTGATCAATACTGA
- the LOC18774509 gene encoding uncharacterized protein LOC18774509 → MAKIRVSHILVALFVVLVAMEATFVLGQGISESTNYDVLPPLESGQERCQCKALGACFYKTLVCPLECWQCPQRKPKNNKKEKGCFVNCGSSCEVTCKVRRNNCDGYGSICYDPRFIGGDGVMFYFHGAKGGNFAIVSDDNLQINAHFIRTRPQGRTRDFTWIQAISVMFDTHTLVIAAKRVSKWDDKADALVVKWDGEAINIPTNGEAEWRTSDEDREVIVERTDDTNYVRVIVTGIVDIAIRVRPIGEKEDRVHHYHIPGDDTFAHLETQFSFSNLSALVEGVLGKTYRPGYVSPVKRGVPMPLMGGEDKYKTPSLFSPLCKVCRFQTTTQSAGLAITSGGLDDQY, encoded by the exons ATGGCTAAAATAAGAGTGTCCCATATATTGGTGGCTCTCTTTGTGGTGCTCGTTGCCATGGAAGCCACCTTTGTCTTGGGCCAAGGCA TTAGTGAGAGTACAAACTATGACGTATTGCCACCACTAGAATCCGGACAGGAGCGATGTCAGTGCAAAGCACTAGGGGCTTGTTTCTACAAGACCCTCGTATGCCCACtagagtgttggc aGTGCCCTCAAAGAAAGcccaaaaacaacaagaaagaaaagggttgCTTTGTTAATTGCGGTAGCAGCTGTGAAGTCACTTGCAAGG TTAGAAGAAACAACTGTGACGGGTATGGCTCTATCTGCTATGACCCTAGGTTTATTGGAGGTGATGGTGTCATGTTCTACTTCCATGGAGCCAAGGGAGGAAACTTTGCCATTGTCTCAGACGATAACCTCCAAATCAATGCACACTTCATTAGAACTCGACCACAAGGAAGGACTCGTGACTTCACATGGATTCAGGCCATCTCAGTGATGTTTGACACTCACACCCTTGTCATTGCAGCAAAGAGGGTCTCAAAATGGGATGACAAAGCTGATGCTCTCGTGGTAAAGTGGGATGGTGAAGCCATTAACATCCCGACCAATGGAGAGGCTGAATGGAGGACTAGCGATGAAGATAGAGAGGTGATAGTCGAAAGAACCGATGATACTAACTATGTAAGAGTTATAGTGACCGGGATCGTGGACATAGCCATTAGGGTTAGGCCtattggagaaaaagaagacagAGTTCATCACTACCATATACCAGGTGATGATACTTTTGCTCACTTGGAAACACAATTCTCATTCTCCAATCTGTCTGCTCTTGTGGAGGGAGTTTTGGGAAAGACTTACAGGCCTGGCTATGTTAGTCCAGTGAAGAGAGGAGTTCCAATGCCATTGATGGGTGGGGAGGACAAGTACAAAACTCCATCACTCTTCTCACCTCTCTGCAAGGTTTGCAGGTTCCAAACTACTACTCAATCTGCAGGGCTTGCAATTACAAGTGGAGGACTAGATGATCAATACTGA